One Lacipirellulaceae bacterium DNA window includes the following coding sequences:
- a CDS encoding Na(+)-translocating NADH-quinone reductase subunit C, translating to MPPEEKTSNKEKWNSTSGTIMVATVLCVVCSVVVAGAAVGLRNTIEENKTLDRQKNVVLAAGLLEKEELNPESVNKLFAEGGRIRKELVDLETGKPVSEDQLEELSGYDPREAAKNPKLSVKIPADVDDAGLKRREKFAYVYKVVGDSGELEQIVIPIYGKGLWSTLYGFIALEKNINTVDGITYYEHGETPGLGAEIQNPDWQAKWVDKSVYDDGEVELAVIKGAVDETSETAAYQVDGLSGATITSNGVTNMIHYWLGPEAFGPYLDSLRSGEESTTEAPANTTAGKTNG from the coding sequence ATGCCACCTGAAGAGAAAACTTCCAACAAGGAGAAGTGGAATAGCACCTCCGGCACGATCATGGTTGCTACCGTGCTTTGCGTCGTTTGCTCCGTCGTCGTTGCCGGTGCCGCGGTGGGTCTGCGAAACACGATTGAGGAGAATAAGACGCTCGATCGGCAGAAGAATGTCGTCTTGGCAGCAGGTCTTCTTGAGAAGGAAGAGCTTAACCCCGAAAGCGTTAATAAGCTGTTCGCCGAAGGTGGTCGAATTCGAAAAGAACTGGTCGATTTGGAAACCGGCAAGCCTGTTTCTGAGGATCAACTTGAAGAACTCTCCGGCTACGACCCCCGCGAAGCTGCCAAAAACCCCAAGCTAAGCGTGAAAATTCCCGCAGATGTCGACGATGCCGGACTGAAACGTCGCGAGAAGTTCGCTTATGTCTACAAGGTGGTCGGTGACTCTGGCGAGCTCGAGCAAATCGTTATCCCCATCTACGGCAAGGGTCTCTGGTCGACGCTTTACGGCTTTATCGCTTTGGAAAAAAACATCAACACGGTCGATGGTATCACCTACTACGAGCATGGAGAAACTCCTGGGCTCGGCGCTGAGATTCAGAACCCCGACTGGCAGGCGAAGTGGGTTGATAAGTCCGTCTACGATGACGGCGAGGTAGAGCTTGCAGTAATTAAAGGTGCCGTCGACGAAACTAGCGAAACTGCTGCCTACCAAGTTGATGGGCTCTCTGGAGCAACCATCACCTCCAACGGCGTCACGAACATGATTCATTACTGGCTCGGCCCAGAGGCGTTCGGACCATACCTAGACTCGTTACGATCCGGGGAAGAGTCAACAACTGAAGCCCCTGCGAACACGACGGCGGGGAAAACCAATGGCTGA
- the nqrF gene encoding NADH:ubiquinone reductase (Na(+)-transporting) subunit F codes for MLEVLLGVGMFTLVVLALVGVILAAKSQLVASGDVSIEINEQKTIQVPAGGKLLGALSDAGIFVSSACGGGGTCAQCEVKIHEGGGDILPTEKAHISNKEAREGCRLSCQVAVKQDMKVEVPPEAFETKKWKCKVKSNENVATFIKEFVLELPEGEDVNFKAGGYIQIECPPHEVHYKDFDIEEEYHPDWDKYNIWQYVSKVDAEVVRAYSMANYPGEKGIIMLNVRVASPPPRAPEGTPPGKMSSYIFSLKPGDEVTISGPYGEFFIKDTDSEMVYIGGGAGMAPLRSHIFELFRNLKTDRKVTYWYGGRSLRELFYIEDFRAIEKDFPNFKFNIALSEPQPEDNWDGYTGFIHQVLHDEYLSKHPAPEDIEYYICGPPMMNAAVFKMLDDLGVEKENIAYDDFGG; via the coding sequence ATGCTGGAAGTACTGTTAGGCGTTGGAATGTTCACCCTCGTGGTGCTTGCGTTGGTCGGCGTGATTCTGGCCGCGAAGTCGCAGCTTGTGGCGAGCGGTGATGTCTCGATTGAGATCAACGAGCAGAAGACCATTCAGGTGCCTGCCGGCGGTAAGCTTCTGGGGGCTCTGTCGGACGCAGGGATCTTCGTCTCTTCGGCGTGCGGCGGCGGTGGCACTTGTGCCCAGTGTGAAGTCAAGATTCACGAAGGGGGTGGTGATATCCTTCCCACTGAGAAGGCACACATCAGCAACAAAGAAGCACGCGAAGGCTGTCGGCTCTCCTGCCAGGTTGCCGTCAAGCAGGACATGAAGGTCGAGGTTCCGCCCGAAGCATTTGAAACCAAGAAGTGGAAGTGCAAGGTCAAGTCAAACGAAAACGTGGCGACCTTTATCAAAGAGTTCGTTCTTGAATTGCCCGAGGGCGAGGACGTCAACTTCAAGGCGGGCGGCTACATCCAAATCGAGTGCCCGCCGCACGAGGTCCACTACAAGGACTTCGATATTGAAGAGGAGTACCATCCCGACTGGGATAAGTACAACATCTGGCAGTACGTCTCGAAGGTTGACGCTGAAGTGGTACGGGCTTATTCGATGGCAAACTACCCTGGCGAGAAGGGCATCATCATGCTCAACGTTCGGGTGGCCAGCCCGCCGCCTCGCGCGCCTGAAGGCACACCTCCGGGCAAGATGTCTTCCTACATTTTTAGCCTGAAACCGGGCGATGAAGTCACGATCTCAGGGCCTTACGGCGAGTTCTTCATAAAGGACACAGACTCTGAAATGGTCTACATCGGTGGCGGTGCCGGCATGGCTCCGCTGCGGAGTCACATCTTCGAGTTGTTCCGCAACCTAAAGACGGATCGCAAGGTGACTTACTGGTACGGCGGTCGTAGTTTGCGTGAATTGTTTTACATCGAGGATTTCCGTGCGATTGAGAAGGACTTCCCGAACTTCAAGTTCAACATCGCGCTCTCCGAACCGCAGCCCGAAGACAACTGGGATGGCTACACCGGCTTTATCCACCAAGTGCTGCACGACGAGTACCTCAGCAAGCACCCGGCTCCTGAAGATATCGAGTACTACATCTGCGGCCCGCCGATGATGAACGCTGCCGTGTTCAAGATGCTGGATGATCTTGGCGTTGAAAAAGAGAACATCGCGTACGACGACTTCGGCGGCTAA
- the nqrM gene encoding (Na+)-NQR maturation NqrM has protein sequence MFWTLVIAVIVFLVAVAAMAIGVIVSNRRITGSCGGLANMKDSQGRTICDACTDPSPDCAGEPLEESQG, from the coding sequence ATGTTTTGGACACTCGTCATCGCTGTGATCGTGTTTCTTGTAGCCGTGGCGGCAATGGCCATTGGTGTGATCGTCAGCAACCGTCGCATCACGGGGAGCTGCGGTGGGTTGGCCAACATGAAGGATTCCCAAGGGCGTACCATCTGTGATGCGTGCACGGACCCGAGCCCTGATTGTGCAGGGGAGCCACTTGAGGAATCTCAAGGGTGA
- the sucC gene encoding ADP-forming succinate--CoA ligase subunit beta, producing the protein MKIHEFQAKELFRNAGIAVPAGHVATSPDQAADAFTKLSGEIAVVKAQIHAGGRGKGTIKSNPDQRGVQLVKSAEEAARVADALLGNELVTVQTGPAGKTVKQVFVEAGCDIDRELYLGIVVDRASGLPVLMCSQEGGVNIEEVAEKTPELIFKEPFHPDEGLQAEQVERLCEQLNITGESVASAKDLMTKLCKLFVDLDCSIAEINPLVVTKSGEVMALDAKINFDDNALFRHKELLELRDLDEEDPAEVRAGKAGLSYVQLEGNIGCLVNGAGLAMSTMDLIKLHGGEPANFLDVGGGAKTEQVTEAFRILLGDKNVKAVLVNIFGGIMQCTTIANAVLEAYKQVGFNVPLVVRLEGTEVEEGRKILAESDVDIITAEGLTDAAEKVVAAANAA; encoded by the coding sequence ATGAAGATCCACGAATTTCAAGCCAAAGAGCTTTTCCGCAACGCAGGCATTGCCGTGCCCGCAGGCCATGTCGCGACTTCCCCTGATCAAGCAGCAGACGCTTTCACCAAGCTCAGCGGCGAGATTGCTGTCGTCAAAGCCCAGATCCATGCTGGCGGTCGCGGCAAGGGCACGATTAAGAGCAACCCCGACCAACGCGGTGTGCAACTCGTGAAAAGCGCTGAAGAGGCGGCTCGAGTTGCCGATGCGCTCCTCGGGAACGAGCTCGTCACCGTCCAGACGGGCCCTGCTGGAAAGACGGTAAAGCAAGTGTTCGTCGAGGCAGGCTGCGACATCGACCGCGAGTTGTACCTGGGCATCGTCGTCGACCGCGCCTCGGGCTTGCCTGTATTGATGTGCTCGCAAGAGGGTGGCGTGAATATTGAAGAGGTCGCTGAGAAGACCCCCGAGCTAATCTTCAAGGAGCCGTTCCATCCCGACGAAGGCTTGCAGGCCGAGCAGGTCGAGCGGCTTTGCGAGCAGCTCAACATCACCGGCGAGAGCGTCGCCAGCGCGAAAGACTTGATGACCAAGCTTTGCAAGCTGTTTGTCGATCTCGACTGCAGCATCGCGGAAATTAACCCTTTGGTTGTCACCAAAAGCGGCGAAGTGATGGCACTCGACGCCAAAATCAACTTCGACGACAACGCACTGTTCCGCCACAAAGAACTTCTTGAGCTTCGCGACCTCGACGAAGAAGACCCCGCCGAGGTACGGGCCGGCAAGGCAGGCCTCAGCTACGTGCAGCTTGAAGGCAACATCGGCTGCCTCGTCAACGGTGCTGGCTTGGCCATGAGTACGATGGACCTCATCAAACTCCACGGCGGAGAGCCTGCCAACTTCCTCGATGTCGGCGGCGGTGCCAAGACGGAACAGGTGACCGAGGCGTTTCGCATCTTGCTTGGCGATAAAAATGTGAAAGCTGTTCTGGTGAACATCTTCGGCGGCATCATGCAGTGCACGACGATCGCCAATGCGGTACTGGAAGCCTACAAGCAAGTCGGCTTTAACGTGCCGTTGGTTGTCCGCCTTGAAGGTACCGAAGTTGAAGAAGGTCGAAAAATTCTGGCGGAAAGTGACGTCGATATTATCACAGCAGAAGGTCTAACCGACGCAGCGGAGAAAGTTGTAGCCGCGGCAAATGCAGCGTGA
- a CDS encoding Na(+)-translocating NADH-quinone reductase subunit A — protein MTTVTRIEKGLDLPIAGEPVQTISDGPAITKVALLGDDYVGMKPTMAVAEGDSVKLGQVVFEDKKNPGVLYTSPGAGKVVAVNRGAKRKFESLVIALEGDSASETNEETFPTFPDHNLARLERDKVRDQLVNAGLWPALRTRPYNKTPSLDGIPHSLFITAIDTNPLAADPAIMLAKYPAEFIAGIEALSALTDGKTYVCRRAGSEIPGESKVAAEFQAFDGPHPAGLVGTHIHLLDPVDRNKEVWHIGYQDVVAAGHLFLHGKIFTERTVAISGPAAKNPRLVTTRLGASLSELTSGEVALDGDKEARVISGSVLSGRAATPLVDFLGRFANQVSLLAEGNHRELIGWMLPGDEKFSIRKIFKSAWTGGEGKRFNFTTNTGGSRRAIVPIGMYEQVMPLDLIATPLLKSLIVQDIESAQQLGALELAEEDLSLCTFVCPGKYDYGPILRENLTVIENEG, from the coding sequence ATGACGACTGTCACGCGAATCGAAAAAGGGCTCGATCTGCCAATCGCCGGGGAACCTGTGCAGACGATCTCAGACGGGCCGGCCATCACCAAAGTGGCCCTCTTGGGCGACGATTACGTCGGGATGAAGCCGACGATGGCTGTCGCGGAGGGAGATTCCGTCAAGCTTGGGCAAGTGGTTTTTGAGGACAAGAAGAACCCCGGTGTCCTCTACACTTCGCCGGGTGCTGGCAAGGTCGTTGCTGTCAACCGTGGGGCGAAGCGGAAGTTCGAATCGCTTGTGATCGCGCTCGAAGGCGACAGTGCTTCTGAAACCAACGAAGAGACCTTTCCAACTTTTCCCGACCATAATTTAGCACGCCTAGAGCGTGATAAAGTCCGCGATCAGCTTGTGAATGCCGGACTTTGGCCGGCCCTGCGGACCAGGCCTTACAACAAGACGCCCTCTTTAGACGGCATTCCGCATTCGCTGTTCATCACAGCGATCGATACGAATCCCTTGGCAGCCGATCCGGCGATCATGCTGGCGAAGTATCCAGCAGAGTTCATTGCAGGTATTGAAGCGCTAAGCGCCCTGACCGATGGAAAAACTTATGTCTGCCGTCGAGCAGGCTCGGAAATCCCCGGCGAAAGCAAGGTCGCGGCTGAGTTCCAGGCCTTTGACGGCCCTCACCCGGCGGGTCTCGTAGGGACCCATATCCATCTGCTCGACCCAGTGGATCGGAATAAAGAAGTCTGGCACATCGGCTACCAAGACGTCGTCGCGGCCGGGCACCTGTTTTTACACGGTAAGATCTTTACCGAGCGGACCGTTGCGATCTCTGGGCCTGCGGCGAAGAACCCTCGGCTCGTGACTACTCGCTTGGGAGCTTCGCTAAGTGAATTGACCTCAGGCGAAGTCGCTCTTGATGGCGATAAGGAGGCTCGCGTCATCTCCGGCTCCGTGCTTTCGGGCCGAGCAGCAACGCCGCTGGTTGATTTTCTCGGACGCTTTGCGAACCAGGTCTCGCTTCTCGCCGAAGGCAACCATCGAGAGCTCATCGGGTGGATGCTCCCCGGCGATGAGAAGTTCTCTATCCGCAAGATCTTCAAGTCTGCTTGGACCGGCGGTGAGGGGAAGCGATTCAACTTTACTACCAACACGGGCGGAAGCCGTCGTGCGATTGTTCCCATCGGCATGTACGAGCAAGTGATGCCCTTGGATTTGATTGCAACCCCATTGCTCAAGTCGCTGATCGTTCAGGATATCGAGTCGGCTCAGCAACTTGGTGCACTGGAATTGGCCGAAGAGGACTTGAGCTTGTGTACTTTTGTCTGCCCGGGCAAGTACGATTACGGGCCGATTCTTCGCGAAAACCTGACAGTCATCGAGAATGAAGGGTAG
- the sucD gene encoding succinate--CoA ligase subunit alpha: MSILINKDTKLICQGITGRAGEFHSKNCLDYGTKLVGGVTPGKGGQEVLGLPVFDSVKEAVEKEGADASMIFVPPAFTASAILEAVDAGIKVIAAITEGVPVLDMVRVYDKIKDRDDVHLIGPNCPGIITADECKMGIMPGYIHKKGKVGVMSRSGTLTYEAVWQLTNLGLGQTTCVGLGGDPIVGTSFIDLLKMFQEDDETEAIMMMGEIGGTAEEEAAAFVKEHITKPVAAFIAGRTAPPGKRMGHAGAIISGGKGTAEEKIAALEDAGIEVAQSPADMGTATERAIKRHAS; the protein is encoded by the coding sequence ATGAGCATCCTAATCAACAAAGACACCAAGCTTATCTGCCAAGGCATCACAGGTCGTGCTGGTGAGTTCCACTCAAAGAATTGCCTCGACTACGGCACGAAGCTCGTCGGCGGGGTCACGCCTGGCAAAGGTGGCCAAGAAGTCCTCGGTCTGCCAGTGTTCGACAGCGTAAAGGAAGCCGTTGAGAAAGAAGGCGCCGACGCGAGCATGATCTTCGTGCCGCCCGCTTTCACGGCTAGCGCGATTCTCGAAGCGGTCGATGCGGGGATTAAGGTCATCGCCGCGATCACCGAAGGCGTCCCCGTGCTCGACATGGTGCGCGTCTACGACAAGATCAAGGACCGCGACGATGTCCACCTGATCGGCCCCAACTGCCCAGGCATCATTACAGCCGACGAATGCAAGATGGGGATCATGCCCGGCTACATTCACAAGAAAGGCAAAGTCGGTGTAATGAGCCGCAGCGGCACGCTCACCTACGAAGCCGTTTGGCAGCTCACCAATTTGGGGCTTGGCCAAACTACCTGTGTCGGGCTTGGTGGCGATCCGATTGTTGGTACCTCGTTTATCGACTTGCTGAAGATGTTCCAAGAAGATGACGAAACCGAAGCGATCATGATGATGGGCGAAATCGGCGGCACAGCCGAAGAGGAAGCCGCCGCGTTCGTTAAAGAACACATCACCAAACCGGTCGCCGCCTTCATCGCCGGTCGCACCGCCCCTCCAGGCAAACGAATGGGCCACGCCGGGGCGATCATCTCCGGCGGCAAAGGCACCGCGGAAGAAAAGATTGCCGCGTTAGAAGATGCCGGCATTGAAGTCGCGCAGAGCCCAGCAGATATGGGTACGGCGACCGAGCGGGCGATCAAGCGGCATGCAAGCTAA
- a CDS encoding NADH:ubiquinone reductase (Na(+)-transporting) subunit D, producing the protein MADKTPGARDALFDPIFNNNPIALQVLGICSALAVTNKLSTSVAMALSVTVVLGLSNAAVSLIREYIPSSIRIIVQMTIIASLVIVVDIFLKAFAFDIAKEISLFVGLIITNCIVMGRAEAFAMKNEPYISALDGIGNALGYSFILIVVGFFRELFGSGTLWGITVLKPLAEGGWYVPNGLMLLPPSAFFIIGGFIWVLRTFKTDQVEEGH; encoded by the coding sequence ATGGCTGATAAAACTCCAGGGGCGAGAGACGCCCTGTTCGATCCGATCTTTAACAACAACCCGATCGCGTTACAGGTATTGGGCATTTGTTCCGCTCTGGCGGTGACGAATAAGCTCTCGACCTCCGTGGCGATGGCACTCTCGGTAACCGTTGTGCTCGGGTTGTCGAATGCCGCGGTCAGTCTCATTCGTGAATACATTCCGAGCAGCATCCGCATCATTGTCCAGATGACGATCATTGCCTCGCTAGTGATTGTCGTCGACATATTTCTGAAGGCGTTCGCGTTTGATATCGCTAAGGAGATCTCGCTCTTTGTTGGACTGATTATCACGAACTGTATCGTGATGGGTCGCGCAGAGGCCTTTGCGATGAAGAACGAGCCGTACATCTCCGCCCTAGATGGCATCGGCAATGCATTGGGGTACAGCTTCATCTTGATTGTCGTTGGATTCTTTCGCGAACTGTTCGGCTCAGGGACGCTCTGGGGGATCACCGTTTTGAAACCACTAGCCGAGGGTGGCTGGTACGTCCCCAACGGATTAATGCTTCTGCCACCGAGTGCCTTTTTCATCATCGGTGGGTTTATTTGGGTGCTGAGGACGTTTAAGACGGATCAAGTGGAAGAAGGACACTAG
- a CDS encoding NADH:ubiquinone reductase (Na(+)-transporting) subunit B: protein MLRNLLDKLHPTFAEGGKLERFYPAYEAIDTFLYTPADVTKSPSHVRDGMDLKRMMSIVVVALLPCFFMACHNTGYQANLAIAGEAQPIDSWREPVMSTLGLEHDPESFLSNFVYGALFFAPIYLVTLAVGGTLEGIFSIVRGHEINEGFLVTSALFPLTLPATTPLWQAGLGIAFGVVIGKEIFGGTGKNFLNPALTARAFLYFAFPTYMSGVKRVPTPGTDELGIGVWTAADGVTGATPLGAMGTYKVEDAAGGVIPTVETLTDLSWWDCFWGYIPGSMGETSTFACLIGAAILILTGIGSWKIMAGCVVGAAAMSGTLWAFSSNPEYAVTSLSPWWHLVIGSFAFGTVFMATDPVSSSMTEVGRWWYGGLIGVVTILIRSINPAYAEGVFLAILFGNVMAPLIDYFVIQANIKRRMARYAT, encoded by the coding sequence GTGCTTCGCAACTTACTCGACAAACTGCATCCGACATTCGCCGAAGGGGGGAAGCTTGAACGCTTCTACCCGGCTTACGAGGCGATTGATACGTTCCTCTACACGCCGGCGGATGTGACCAAATCGCCGTCTCACGTCCGTGACGGAATGGATTTGAAGCGGATGATGTCGATCGTGGTGGTTGCCCTTTTGCCATGCTTTTTCATGGCTTGCCACAACACTGGCTATCAGGCGAATCTCGCGATTGCAGGTGAGGCTCAGCCAATCGATTCTTGGCGCGAGCCTGTGATGAGTACTTTGGGTCTCGAACATGACCCTGAAAGCTTTCTAAGCAACTTCGTCTATGGCGCTTTATTCTTTGCCCCCATCTACCTTGTAACGCTTGCTGTTGGAGGCACCCTAGAAGGCATTTTCAGTATTGTACGCGGTCACGAGATTAACGAGGGATTTCTTGTCACCAGCGCTTTGTTTCCGCTGACACTTCCGGCGACGACACCACTATGGCAGGCGGGGCTCGGTATCGCGTTTGGTGTGGTGATTGGCAAGGAAATTTTTGGGGGGACGGGAAAGAACTTTTTGAATCCGGCTCTTACCGCACGCGCGTTTCTTTACTTCGCATTTCCTACGTATATGTCTGGAGTGAAGCGGGTGCCAACTCCCGGAACTGACGAACTGGGAATCGGCGTTTGGACTGCAGCCGACGGAGTAACGGGTGCGACTCCACTGGGCGCAATGGGAACTTACAAGGTAGAAGACGCGGCTGGTGGAGTCATTCCTACAGTCGAGACACTGACCGACTTAAGCTGGTGGGATTGCTTCTGGGGCTATATACCAGGCTCCATGGGAGAAACCTCGACGTTTGCGTGTCTCATTGGAGCGGCAATTCTAATTCTGACCGGTATCGGATCGTGGAAAATTATGGCTGGCTGCGTCGTTGGTGCTGCTGCGATGTCAGGAACTCTCTGGGCGTTCTCCAGCAACCCAGAGTACGCAGTCACTTCGCTTTCTCCCTGGTGGCACCTCGTCATTGGGAGTTTTGCCTTCGGTACCGTTTTCATGGCAACTGATCCGGTATCTTCCTCGATGACGGAAGTCGGTCGTTGGTGGTACGGAGGACTCATCGGAGTAGTTACGATTCTTATACGTTCAATCAACCCAGCGTATGCCGAAGGTGTATTTCTGGCCATCCTGTTCGGGAATGTCATGGCTCCGTTGATCGACTATTTCGTCATTCAAGCGAACATTAAGCGGAGGATGGCACGCTATGCCACCTGA
- a CDS encoding alpha/beta hydrolase, protein MSKDDSQPIPLIIFSGLAADAEIVRPQLEAFPQASCPEWLVPENDETLEAYCERFAQKIDTGEPCLLAGISFGGIVAQHCAKHLDARGVVLIATVRDPGELPRRVRVFRPLVGSIRFVPLAPFRLLSRGAAMLGSWAPLVSAIAKQFIKVDAQVVRWSLRKVLQWKNSLKVPCPVYQIHGKRDWVFPVGLTQPDEIIPSARHVITLSHPEEVNDFLRAIVEKHSHN, encoded by the coding sequence TTGAGTAAAGATGACTCTCAACCGATACCTTTGATCATTTTCTCTGGCCTTGCCGCCGACGCGGAGATAGTGCGGCCGCAGCTCGAGGCGTTTCCACAGGCGAGCTGTCCTGAATGGCTAGTTCCTGAGAATGATGAAACGCTTGAGGCTTACTGTGAACGATTCGCTCAGAAGATCGATACCGGCGAGCCGTGCCTACTCGCGGGGATTTCGTTTGGTGGGATAGTTGCTCAGCACTGCGCGAAACATCTTGATGCTCGCGGCGTTGTTCTGATAGCAACCGTTCGCGACCCAGGAGAACTCCCGAGAAGGGTTCGAGTGTTTCGACCGTTGGTTGGTTCGATTCGCTTTGTTCCGCTTGCTCCATTTCGCTTGCTGTCCCGCGGTGCGGCGATGCTGGGAAGTTGGGCTCCGTTGGTGAGCGCTATTGCCAAGCAATTCATCAAGGTCGATGCGCAAGTCGTGCGTTGGTCTCTGCGAAAAGTTCTTCAGTGGAAGAACTCCCTAAAAGTGCCCTGCCCTGTCTATCAGATTCACGGAAAGCGTGATTGGGTTTTTCCAGTCGGCTTGACGCAGCCCGACGAAATCATCCCCAGCGCACGACACGTTATCACGCTAAGTCATCCCGAGGAGGTAAACGATTTTCTACGTGCTATAGTTGAGAAGCATTCGCACAACTAG
- the nqrE gene encoding NADH:ubiquinone reductase (Na(+)-transporting) subunit E: MDHYLSIFLKSVFVENMALAYFLGMCTFLAVSKSVKTALGLGLAVILVMFVTIPANNLIYQHLLKKGSLAWMGSQFAEVDLEFLSLISFIGTIAAMVQILEMALDRYFPSLYNQLGIFLPLITVNCAILGGSLFMKERDYDFVESCVFGFGSGFGWALAIAALAGIREKMKYSDVPDGLKGLGITFMTVGLMSLAFMSFGGM; the protein is encoded by the coding sequence ATGGATCACTACCTCAGTATCTTTTTGAAGTCCGTTTTCGTTGAGAATATGGCGCTAGCCTACTTCTTGGGAATGTGTACGTTCCTAGCGGTTTCAAAATCAGTGAAGACGGCCCTCGGCTTGGGTCTTGCCGTAATTCTTGTGATGTTCGTCACGATTCCGGCCAACAACCTCATCTACCAGCATCTCTTGAAGAAGGGATCGCTCGCTTGGATGGGTTCACAGTTCGCCGAAGTCGATCTGGAGTTCCTGTCGCTGATTAGCTTCATTGGGACGATTGCCGCGATGGTGCAAATCCTCGAGATGGCCCTCGATCGCTATTTCCCTTCACTCTACAACCAGCTGGGCATCTTTCTCCCATTGATTACCGTAAATTGCGCCATCCTTGGCGGATCGCTCTTCATGAAAGAACGTGATTACGATTTCGTTGAGAGCTGCGTCTTTGGATTTGGCAGCGGCTTCGGTTGGGCACTCGCGATCGCCGCACTAGCCGGCATTCGCGAGAAAATGAAATACAGCGATGTCCCCGATGGGCTGAAGGGTTTAGGGATTACCTTCATGACGGTTGGTTTGATGTCGCTTGCGTTTATGTCATTCGGCGGAATGTAG
- a CDS encoding FAD:protein FMN transferase — translation MGTTYSVKYRGPIEISEREVRQQVEEALAEVNNQMSTYLPDSELSQFNNSHSLEPQEVSPATAYVVQQAVAIHEKTRGALDVTVGPLVRLWKLNDPRSSALELSDQEIAKTRAMTGIEKVTVTTSPTTLSKKIPELEIDLSAIAKGYGVDRVCEVLTQLSLENFMVEIGGEVRTLGTKSAEADWRIGVESPQQARRELSWIVPLKDLALASSGDYRNFRGTGENAYTHILDPRTGRPLPYRGVAVTVVAETCLEADALATALVVMGENEGYLWCEEHDTAALFQTTDSKGAISERATPLFEKLNPRRPRQASTTSSVQN, via the coding sequence ATGGGGACCACATACAGCGTGAAATACCGAGGGCCGATTGAAATCTCGGAAAGGGAGGTGCGACAGCAAGTCGAGGAAGCGCTGGCTGAAGTGAACAACCAGATGTCGACTTACTTGCCGGACTCGGAGCTTTCTCAGTTCAACAACAGTCATTCGCTGGAGCCGCAGGAAGTTTCACCAGCCACCGCGTATGTTGTTCAGCAGGCGGTAGCTATTCACGAGAAAACTAGGGGAGCCCTGGATGTGACCGTCGGTCCGCTAGTCCGACTATGGAAGCTGAATGATCCTCGGTCTTCCGCTTTAGAACTTTCTGATCAAGAGATTGCGAAGACGCGAGCGATGACGGGCATTGAGAAAGTCACTGTGACGACATCCCCTACTACGTTAAGCAAGAAGATCCCAGAACTTGAGATCGACCTCTCGGCAATTGCCAAAGGGTACGGCGTGGATCGGGTCTGCGAAGTTCTCACTCAACTTAGCCTAGAGAACTTCATGGTTGAGATCGGCGGCGAAGTGCGAACCTTGGGAACGAAATCCGCAGAGGCGGATTGGCGAATTGGGGTCGAAAGCCCGCAGCAAGCCAGGCGTGAACTCTCCTGGATCGTTCCGTTGAAGGATCTCGCCCTGGCTTCCTCGGGGGACTATCGCAACTTTCGTGGCACCGGCGAGAACGCTTATACTCACATCCTCGATCCGCGGACCGGACGACCGCTCCCTTATCGGGGCGTCGCCGTCACGGTCGTTGCCGAGACTTGTCTAGAAGCGGACGCGTTGGCCACTGCGCTGGTCGTGATGGGTGAAAACGAGGGCTACCTCTGGTGTGAAGAGCACGACACTGCCGCGTTGTTCCAGACAACTGATTCGAAGGGTGCGATCAGCGAGCGAGCAACGCCGTTATTCGAGAAACTGAACCCTCGTCGGCCACGTCAAGCTTCTACAACCTCATCAGTACAGAATTGA